A genomic stretch from Malus domestica chromosome 15, GDT2T_hap1 includes:
- the LOC103400735 gene encoding uncharacterized protein, with product MDPCPFVRLNVDSLALKLPHATRPAGPGVHSSTTPCFCHLKIKNFPPQTSIVNLSTSTGDSPPESSTSAPGFHVDPTMLRRLAGKTVALRVSVYTGRMGQTCGVTSGKLLGRVQLNIDLNSAKAHSTAIHSGWVKLGKDCDKPSARLHLMVRAEPDPRFVFQFGGEPECSPVIFQIQGRDIRQPVFSCKFSADRNSRNRSLQSDYTTINNNRGWMRTLSGEKPWRERKGWMITIHDLSGSPVAAASMITPFVPSPGTDRVSRSNPGAWLILRPHGFSISSWKPWGRLEAWRERGPIDGLGYKFELVTDNGPSSSITIAEGTMSVKKGGQFCIDSRLNRDSGLKSRSPVKGFVTGSTVEGVGKVSKPVVQVGVQHVTCMADAALFVALSAAIDLSMDACRLFSHKLRRELCHDEQNCFS from the exons ATGGATCCGTGTCCCTTCGTACGGCTCAATGTCGACTCTCTTGCTCTTAAGCTCCCCCACGCCACCAGACCCGCCGGTCCGGGAGTCCACTCCTCCACCACCCCTTGCTTCTGCCATCTCAAGATCAAAAACTTCCCTCCCCAAACCTCCATTGTCAACCTCTCCACTTCCACCGGCGACTCCCCGCCGGAATCCTCCACGTCCGCTCCCGGCTTCCACGTGGATCCCACCATGCTCAGGAGGCTGGCCGGGAAGACCGTCGCTCTCCGGGTCTCAGTTTATactggtcggatgggccagacgtGCGGCGTTACTAGTGGGAAGTTGCTCGGTCGAGTCCAACTTAACATTGACTTGAACTCGGCCAAGGCCCACTCAACCGCGATACACAGCGGGTGGGTGAAATTAGGGAAGGACTGCGACAAGCCCTCCGCCAGGCTGCACTTGATGGTTCGAGCTGAACCAGACCCCCGGTTCGTTTTCCAATTCGGAGGTGAGCCGGAGTGCAGCCCGGTGATTTTTCAGATTCAAGGGCGGGACATACGACAGCCCGTTTTTAGCTGCAAGTTCAGTGCGGACCGTAACTCCAGAAACCG ATCTCTCCAATCAGATTATACCACCATTAACAATAATAGAGGATGGATGAGAACATTATCTGGTGAAAAGCCATGGAGGGAAAGAAAGGGGTGGATGATAACAATTCATGACCTATCCGGCTCGCCTGTGGCGGCCGCTTCCATGATCACTCCCTTCGTACCCTCTCCGGGCACTGACCGCGTATCCAGGTCAAACCCTGGAGCGTGGCTCATCCTCCGACCCCATGGGTTCTCAATCAGCAGTTGGAAGCCATGGGGCCGTCTTGAGGCATGGCGCGAGAGAGGGCCTATTGATGGCTTGGGGTACAAGTTTGAGCttgtcactgacaatgggcctAGCAGCAGCATTACCATTGCCGAAGGTACAATGAGCGTCAAAAAGGGCGGACAGTTTTGCATCGACAGTAGGTTAAATAGAGATTCAGGTTTGAAATCGAGGTCACCCGTGAAAGGTTTCGTGACGGGGTCAACCGTGGAAGGCGTAGGAAAGGTTAGCAAGCCGGTGGTACAAGTCGGAGTGCAGCATGTAACTTGCATGGCTGATGCTGCTCTTTTCGTCGCGCTTTCTGCCGCCAT